TCCGAAGGTCTATCAAAAAACAATCGTTCTACCTATAAAGACAGAATAAGATTTGATCTTGTGTATATCATATTCTACTCAAATTCCACTGGTAAAATTATACTGAATACGTTGTTGTAAGAATTTGCAAGTCCcttcaaattaaagatatagtcaaatcatcaaaatatcataCAGAATGAATCAAGTTGATATAATAAGTTGTAATTGTGTATTTGAGTAAGTCATGGATTTGTTAGGACGTCTAAATCAAAGAAGAGTTCATGTCAATGTATGGTGCatgcaaaaataaatttggaCAGAGTTTAATGAAAGTTTCACCCTTGAGTTGAATGACTAATTTggaaaaaataaccaaaatagaTTGTGATGAGATCCATTCGGGTCCCTCCACTTTTAATCAGAGATCATCTCATGTTCGAATTTCTAGGAATGAAAAAAATTCTATTGAAAGCAGCACCTACAAAAATGAGCCCTATAGTGCAAATCTGAATTTAGTCAGCCTCcaatgaaaatacaaaagaaaaaaatgagaaaaattatgtTTCGAATTACAgtcttaaataaattttacacCATTTAAAAGTATACAAGATAAAAAACTAAACACATATATAAGTGTGTCTATGTGTGCGTGCTCActtgcaaaaagaaaaaaaattaagaaagtttagaagaaaatatatttagttTGTAAAAGTGTTGTTTGATTTATACATCAAGTACAcataggggtgttcacggtttggataaaaaccgatcccaatcgaaaaaccaaaccaaaccgataaaataaaaccgattttatttgggtttggtttggtttggtcatggttttattctaaaaaaatcgaagaaataaccgaaccgaaccgataaattatatacatatattttattaatatacatacttaatatattatttttataaacaattttaaagatcttatacatattttcattaaaatttctttataatttacttattgaaagcaaaaatgctcaagatgaaacatttatcttattgatttatgtatatgNTATACAAGATAAAAAACTAAACACATATATAAGTGTGTCTATGTGTGCGTGCTCActtgcaaaaagaaaaaaaattaagaaagtttagaagaaaatatattaagttTGTAAAAGTGTTGTTTGATTTATACATCAAGTACACATGTGATTCTACTTTGACAAAAACATATACGCATTTCAACTTTGGAAAAACTCCTTCAGGTCCAAAGAGAGATGAAGTTTACAGCCAATCTCTATCTTTCAAATAGTTTATTTCTAACATTTCTACGTGGAAATGGATGTAACATTGATATGATTGATTGTTCAAGTTTTCTGTTTAgaattttattatgtatttatgaatttgaataATTCTATGTCTGAATATATGCCGAATATTAATAAATTCACATTGTGAAGTCATGCATTAGTTAGGGGGTCTGAATCAAAGATTTAAAAGTCATGTTCAAAgtatgttgcaaaaataaatttgggaAGAGTAGTTTAATTGAAGTTTCAATACACTTGGGGGGTTGAATGATGAGTTTGAATCAATAAATTCTCTTTCACCACCATAAGGTTCAGTCTCCCATAATTTTTTAAGGTACATAAATATCATAGAAGGATTGAAAGATTGTTTGAATACTCCCTCCGCCAGGATTACTTgttcactatattaaaaataatcatcCAACAATACTTATTcagtttgaaaaataaagagataatttacctttttgtgtttgttttccCCTTcttattaaatatctaatacttttttcaaaaatcattaAACAAACGATTACCCCCATCTATTGTTTCATGTGTGTACCAAGTCAATAGTTAACGACTATTGTTAAACAGACGAAGACAAAGAAGTAATTTGTTGAAAGAATATGGGTAAATTGTGCCTCACAAGTCATAACCAATATAGGGGAAATAGAAAGCTTCAACTCATTTATTTCTCTTGCATGTGCTCTACTTAAATGTCAAGACTCAAATACTTAAATGAGATTATAACTCCACATATAGTACTTATGTTTTGAATGTACTTGAAGTACACAAATGATCTCAcaattgaatttcaattgaCATTTAATAACCaaaatgtacttttttttgttcTCGTTTTAATGTAAAATACACCAGCCAAGACATATATTATACGCTATGTATACATTTATTATGCACATCATAAACATTTTTATCAATAGACTCATGAGGATGGATCAATAAAAACATCTCAACCTGGCATATTTTCTTTGAACAATGTAACATAGTGTCACACCTTCACAAGATACGGGGTAAGGTGACATACACACCACACAACCCATATCCCACTTGCAGGATTACACTAGTTATGTTGTTGTCGGTGTCACACACCTCAGATGCATTTGGCTCACTAGGGCATATTGAACTCACAATAAGAAATTCAATGTACAGACACGCAGGAGGAGGAGGGGGTAATGTATAGAACGATTATGAACATAATCCAGCATTATGCATCTCTGCAACATACTCATCATGGTGATAGTTATTAAATGGATTAACAATTCAGGAAAAGAACTCATAGTTGATTGTTAGACCAACATTTCATGTACAACTCGAAGTTCAAAGATGGAATGGAATGGATAGGGGACGACAAATTACATCCTCATATTGGCTTGAACAAGGCCACAAAGACCTAGCAACTTACACTACTTTATTGCCGGTGAATAGAGACAACCCGATGTCCGTGTGATCATTTCTGCAAAGAGATTTAAGTAAATCTGAGGAGGTATATAGAGAGAGACCAAATTTCAAGTAGCTTGAGAATATTAGTTCTTCTCAAAGTGAAGATGGTACACATATTTATATTACATATACATGATGTAAGATTGGCTTGGATTGCATTAGCTCTAAGTTCTATTTTTTAAGGTTAAATGACTTCCCTAATTAGAGTAGGGGAAAAAAGTTCGATAAATGGTATTCCACTGATTATCTTCTCCCACCCGGCACTTAACAATTTCTATCCTATTGTCACTGTTTCAAATCCTAAAATGGATCAAAGGGTGTCCGATATGGTTAAATGTAGGTTAATATAATTGTTTTGTGAGTCAGATACACACTACCCGCACCAATACTTCCACCCCACCACCCTGCCCAAACACGCCCTTCTTAGTGTTTGCTTAGATTATATAGAAATGCTCTCaggaatatattttttacttatttaccaaacatgataaaataagtGAAAAGACCACTTATttaccaagaaaatattttctgcggaaaaaacattttcctttgtACCAAACAAACCCTATGTGGTGAATACTAGACCAAATTTCAGTCAGCTGGATGCTAgcaaaatagtttaaaatagcTTTGAAATTCCAAGCATATTCTACAGCCATTTGACTGGACTCAGTATAAGAACATAGAAACTAAACTTCCTAATTGCTTCAAACAAAGTGTTGAATAAATATTAATAGCAACAAAAAATTCCAAAACCCTTGTTTAATAACAGATGAAGTGTACCTCttccttcttctctttctttcctCCTGTGAAGAGCTTATAACCTCCATAGAAGGCCAAACCCCAACCAGTAAGAGAGACTATCACAAACTGCAAAAGATGTAAGTTCCTAATCAAACTTACAAGTTTATGATGTACACCCGAGGTGTTTGTATTAGTATACACTCGGTCAAATTCTGACCCCAGTAACACCGGAAGACTATAAAGAGTAATGTAATCACCATAACAATGTGTACAAAAATGTGACAGAAAACCCATGATGTTGACAATTTGGTAATATCAGAGTAGCAAATGGCTTAACATTCAGGACGCCTTCAACTAGACCTCTACAACAAAAGGTTAACACTTGACCAATTAACCTGTATGTTACTGCACTCTAAACTGTCTAATTTGTTCtgtaaaagtaaataaaataccACCATGTGTGAACACCGGCAGCATACAACTCCACCGAGTATACTGACAGATCGAATCACAAACAAATGGATAAGGTAATTTCAGAAAAGATGATGGAGAGTTGATCAAAACAATAGtatatcaaatcattaatcTTTATGTATGacattcattttttatatagtaCCCAGCCCACTAAAACATTACACGAAAACACACAAATTTCACGggtaaaattgagaaaaaatctCCTAAATAACGGTCTATAACGGAAGTCCAACCTTCAACTAACATTACTGGCATCGCCTCTTTTCTCTCCGCCTACAACTCCCTTTAGAGAATCTGGCATTGGACACCCCCTACATCAACCTCCTCAAGGCCATCACTAACTCTTCTCTCCCTCAAGCTGTTTCTGTCCCCCATTTTCAACAAGCATCCCCACCGCAGGACATGTAGAAGGCTAGAAGCTACCAATTTTTCCCAACATATTAAATACAAGTGTCTTTTTCAATTCCAACTAAATTAAGAGGAGGCACTCATCCACACAAATGTTCAAAGCTCCTGGATTGAAGGTTTACAGGCTTTTGGAAAAAGCCTAGCAAATTACTTGTGAGATTTTGGAACCATAAGTTCGAACTGGCTAGCAATCATTCCCCAAAAGATTCTTTTTTCTTAGTTTATTTAGTTGGCAATGTATAAGAATATAGGCTTTTGGATAGTGGTCTTTTGTGCCTTTTAGCCTTTTTTGTAAAGATCTCAACTTAGCGCTTTTTTGGAGTGTCTAAGTTTtgtttaatagaaataaaattgttagcttcctcaaaaaaaaaggttcttttttcttcttggaTACAATAGTGTTATCCCCATTTCTCCGTTTTTCTTCTTGGATACAATAGTTTTATTCCCACTTCTCCTCCAAAGCATTTTTCACCGCTGCTGCAAAATCTATTCCAAAAACTACCACATTGCCTATCTCGAGAAGTTAGGTGTTGTGGTGGGTAAGAGGGCTAGGGTTCATGAAGCCTGAATACTTAGGGTACTGGGACTAGAAAGATGCAGGAAATGAGGAACACAAGTTGCATGCTCATTTGTAAGGCTTCTGCCTTAGTTCACAGATGACAGATGCAGAATTACCGCACAGATGTACCATTGATCATACAAATAGCATGTAACTTCCACTACACACGGCACAAGCAACGTCACAAAATATCACTAGAATTAAGGTCAGAAGCCACCACGAGACAGAGTAGTTCACGTCCATAAACATAACGTATTCAGCAGTCAAAGGCTCTAAACAACACAAGCATGACGATAAGATGAAAAAGTAACAAGAAAAAAGTCATAAACAGTGAACAAGAAGAAGTTCGACAGTTTCAGAGCAGGCAAGATGATAACATCAAAGACAACCACCAAACAAACCTAAGACAGCTTAAACAAGTAGAAAAGAGAACTGTAAATATTCAGAAAAACTCACATGCTCTTCTTTCCATTTTGATGGGCTCATTGGATCCTTCCAAAAGTCCACCTTTGGAGGACCATGATGGTCTGCATAACAAAGAATAACTTAGCTATGAATATGCTGAACGGTACAATTGCATTCCAAAACCATATTCCAAATGCCATTAGGGCTTGCATTGTTTACACATGACAAACAAAGCCAGGAACTTGATAACAGATTACTACTCACCGTTTTCTTCACTTTTATGTCACATAccaattttctcaattttaaattgttgaagataaagttcaaataaattatttccaTTCTATCTTACCTAAGTAGCTTTGAATGAGCATATCGGTTAAAAAACTAAATTCAAACATGAACTAATATACAATAGAAGCAATAAAGCTAGAAGATACATATAGGCCAATTAAGACAGTAAAATGTAATATAACTACTACTCTTCAACACCAATCTAGTTGGCTCAGCTATATGAACCCTCTAAGTCCATCAAGACCCCTCTACTCAGTATTTGTCCTCTAAAGAAATTAGGGGTTTGCTAAAACAGGAGTCCTTCTAGTTTGGTTAGAGGTTCTCTAAATCTCAAGCCTATTGTACATTGTCATACAACCTCCAACCAACTAGAAAAACTCCTGTAAATATAGCATATAAATCTGAATATTAATTTGAATAGCAGAAAACATTGCACTTCAAATCATTTATGTGAAGCTGTCAGTCCTTCAGTCTCTTCAATGGCCAACGAACTAAGTCACACTACATAGAAAGGAGCACTGAGCTAAGCAGTTCTAAACCACAGTATCCTGCTTTGTCTGGTTGTTGGCAAAGGAAGCAGTTCTAACTCAGGACAATGTCATAAAGAGGGGAATAACCTTGTGCTCTAGATGTTTTCTCTGTGGATTATTAGAGAGAGTACTACCGGGAGTAATAAGgtgagagaaaataataaacaagtattggtaatttactaaaaattacactatacataatattttttaaagggCAAGCTAAAACCTTAGCCAACACTTAAAATGGGAAGTAAGGATTATCAATCACTTGTGACATCTTCAATAGtaagggtaaaattgaaaagaaacttCATCTTGGTtgtcaaacatatattttgaaacactccctccatttcaatttgtttgtggTTTTAACTTGaaacggagtttaagaaagtaaagaaaacttttaaatcGTGTGGTTTAAAACTAATGATACGTAGAATGTATGTCTATCTTAAACATGTAagatgaaaagttgaaattaaagagttgtaaaaaaatgaaaaaaacattattttttaaacggactaataagacaaacaaaatgAAACAAGGGAGCATATCTTTTGGGCTCTAAGACACTTAAAATGGGATGGAAGGAGTATGAATTATCATTTAGTAATTTGATAAGCAAAGCTAGCCAAAGCCAAATCTAGTGTGTCTACGTTCTAATAAAccaaaataatactaattagcAAGTAATTACAACATATTTTTAACTTGAGATCATATATATAAGTCCTATATTCAATAAGTTCCAGAAATCTAAAGGAAATGCgtaaatcaatcaattaaactCGCATTTAGCAGTTTTCCACTTTTCATGCTCGTTTCATTTCActgcaattttttaaaaaaattatataaaaaggagaaaaattaCCACCACCGCCGGATAGACCGCGCCGCTGGATGAGGAGTGCGCCTTGGCTGGTTGAATTCACTGATTTGGAAGCCGAGAGTCGAGAGAGGGCTGAAGCTTGACGCGCCGCCGCTGTCCACGCCGCCATCTTTGTAATTTGACGATCGGAGATCTTCTCAATGAGGGTGACACAGTGATTGAAGTTACCAGAATACGAAAAGCTGCATTTCTTTTCCGATGGCTATTAAGGAGCATCCTGGGCCTTGAGATTTGGGCCAAGGCCCAATCCAATTTGAACTAGCACTAGTAGTGAACCCAcccattataaaaaaaaaatatcgaaaaCACTTCTAAACTTGgcacaaattattagtttcgtttCCAAACTATTGACAATCTTAAAAACATATtgttacttgactaactaaacttagatacaccctCGATCTGTCACATGACATGATATGTAGTTTTATACTCTTGTAAGAGCATGAAACTCATAATAAAAACCTGAAAGAAGTGTTAAAAGCACTTCTAAACTTGACaagaatttaggggtgtatttcactcatgttacAAAATATGAGGGATATTTAAGTTCAGTCAATCAAGTAAATAGTGTTTTTAAAAGTTACAAGTTATATACCATTCTGCCTATTAGTTTATCAACATGATCGAAATCTATCTATATGTCGAGTatagatatgtatatattatttgtatctTTAGTACAAATAGACATTACCGATACACTTTGCACATATTTCGTAACCTAGTTGGTCCAAGTACTTAGTATTTCATAATAGTGTTTGATAGTTcacaaagtttaaaatattaatgatGATGAGAAAAAATACTGAAGTATTATTGAA
The DNA window shown above is from Solanum stenotomum isolate F172 chromosome 6, ASM1918654v1, whole genome shotgun sequence and carries:
- the LOC125868213 gene encoding uncharacterized protein LOC125868213 — translated: MAAWTAAARQASALSRLSASKSVNSTSQGALLIQRRGLSGGGDHHGPPKVDFWKDPMSPSKWKEEHFVIVSLTGWGLAFYGGYKLFTGGKKEKKEEK